From Lycium ferocissimum isolate CSIRO_LF1 chromosome 12, AGI_CSIRO_Lferr_CH_V1, whole genome shotgun sequence, one genomic window encodes:
- the LOC132041022 gene encoding protein ALP1-like, whose translation MATAGRKRGRKKKKKNKTLLTKKITKLTKKFKATLQLRHQHCTKLIPQLISAISSAHSFLINHDLQLLPHQSLSLESLISNTSSSISNIVSLLNLPPPPPRASRADVASPRAADCWFQRFLAVDSDTLLAESSNITNPVNPRASARAAGRGSQRFPKADSDTLLAETSNLANPSPPRAAVASPRAGDFTSQPLLAADSDTLCAGTSNVTKPSNPRPVITYSRATPSFPRATIYQSQRFLKANSDTLLAETSNVTYPSSTRASLTSPRADPDSPRAADWGSHRFRAADLDTLWAENFNLTKTSFTLLLRLLTPSLSSLTVPPNYALAAALYRLAHGASFSAISRRFGIDSPSACRVFYTVCKAINENLGHLFELKSDINRVIVGFGWISLPNCCGVLGCEKFELEGDLMGENGFLLVQALVDSEGRFLDVSAGWPGSMKPENVLRKSKLYLGVEESKEYLNGPSFELNDGNSIPQYILGDSCFPLLPWVLTPYKGSNEEDGTEMAFNSVHRKGMQLVGTAFGRVREKWKLLAKKWNEQCVEAFPFVIVTCCLLHNFLIKCSEAVSDETKEYPRSDEEFPVFDGEVDESGKKTRDALASHLFRVSQRE comes from the coding sequence ATGGCCACTGCTGggagaaagagaggaagaaagaagaagaaaaagaacaagacattactaaccaaaaaaataacaaaactcaccaagaaattcaaagccACACTTCAACTCCGTCACCAACACTGCACTAAACTCATCCCACAACTCATCTCAGCCATCTCTTCTGCCCATTCTTTCCTCATCAACCATGACCTTCAACTACTCCCTCACCAATCCCTTTCCTTAGAATCCCTCATTTCCAACACCTCATCTTCCATTTCCAACATTGTTTCATTACTCAACCTCCCACCACCACCTCCACGCGCCTCACGCGCTGATGTTGCTTCTCCACGCGCCGCTGATTGCTGGTTCCAGAGGTTTCTGGCGGTTGATTCGGACACCCTTTTGGCTGAATCTTCCAATATCACTAATCCCGTTAATCCACGCGCCTCTGCACGCGCTGCCGGTCGTGGGTCCCAGAGATTTCCGAAAGCTGATTCGGACACCCTTTTGGCTGAAACTTCTAATCTTGCAAACCCCTCCCCTCCACGCGCCGCCGTTGCTTCTCCACGCGCCGGTGATTTTACATCCCAGCCATTACTGGCGGCGGATTCGGACACCCTTTGTGCTGGAACTTCCAATGTTACAAAACCCTCTAATCCACGCCCCGTCATCACTTATTCACGCGCCACCCCTTCTTTTCCACGCGCCACCATTTACCAGTCCCAACGATTTCTGAAAGCTAATTCAGACACCCTTTTGGCTGAAACTTCCAATGTTACATACCCCTCTTCTACACGCGCCAGCCTTACTTCACCACGCGCCGATCCTGATTCTCCACGCGCCGCTGATTGGGGGTCTCACCGATTTCGGGCAGCTGATTTGGACACCCTTTGGGCTGAAAATTTCAATCTTACTAAAACCTCATTCACTCTTTTACTTCGCCTTTTAACACCTTCACTTTCTTCACTTACTGTTCCACCAAATTATGCTCTAGCTGCTGCCCTTTATCGTCTTGCTCATGGTGCTTCTTTCTCCGCTATTTCGCGACGATTTGGCATTGATTCCCCAAGCGCGTGTCGCGTTTTTTATACTGTATGTAAAGCTATAAATGAGAATCTTGGGCATTTGTTTGAACTAAAGAGTGATATCAATAGGGTTATTGTAGGGTTTGGTTGGATATCTTTGCCTAATTGTTGTGGTGTTTTGGGGTGTGAAAAGTTTGAATTGGAGGGTGATTTGATGGGTGAAAATGGGTTTTTGTTAGTTCAAGCTTTGGTTGATTCTGAAGGAAGATTCTTGGATGTATCAGCTGGATGGCCTGGTAGTATGAAACCCGAAAACGTTTTACGAAAATCTAAGCTTTATTTAGGTGTTGAGGAATCAAAAGAGTACTTAAATGGTCCATCTTTTGAGCTAAATGATGGAAATTCAATACCTCAGTACATTCTTGGTGATTCTTGTTTCCCACTTTTACCGTGGGTTCTCACACCGTACAAGGGATCGAACGAGGAAGATGGGACGGAGATGGCGTTTAATTCAGTGCATAGAAAAGGAATGCAGTTGGTGGGGACAGCTTTCGGGAGAGTTAGGGAAAAGTGGAAGCTTTTAGCTAAGAAATGGAACGAGCAATGTGTTGAGGCGTTTCCGTTTGTAATTGTGACTTGCTGTTTGCTGCATAATTTTCTTATCAAGTGTAGTGAAGCAGTGTCGGATGAAACCAAGGAGTATCCGAGGAGTGATGAAGAGTTTCCAGTGTTTGATGGAGAGGTTGATGAAAGTGGGAAGAAGACTAGGGATGCGCTTGCATCTCACTTGTTTAGGGTAAGTCAGAGGGAATAA